The region CCCACCCGACGATCTGGTGGGCGTCGACTATTACCGGCCCACCACCCACGGCGCCGAGCGCGAGATCTCGACCCGCGTGGACAAGCTGCGGGCGATCATCCGCCGCAAACGCTGAGTATTCAGTTCTTCAACGCTCTCCAGTGGCGCTCAACCGCTCCGTTCACCGCCTCCGTGTGATGCGCGCGGTGATTCCGCCCGGGGTGGTCGAAGCCCCGAAACGGAGTGATCCCGGCTGGTCGGGGGCCCAGCCGGGATCACAGGGATGAAGATGTCGCCAGTCAGCGCAGCATTCCCGAGCGCCGGCCGCCCATCAGACCCGAGCGGCGACGGCCCATCAGCGCGGCGACCAGAGCAACACCCGCCGCGGCGACGACCACCTGCACCAGCAACTCGAGCCAGTCGACTCCGCTGGTTGCCGTGGGGATTCCGACCGCGCGGGCGATCGCCGTACCGATGAAGGCGCTGACGATGCCGACGAGGATGGTGAGCAGCATTCCGATGGGCTGCTTTCCAGGCAGAACCAGACGGCCGAGAACGCCGACGACGATGCCGATGAGGATTGCGCTGATGATCCCGGTGATGGTCATTTCTTCCT is a window of Mycolicibacterium chubuense NBB4 DNA encoding:
- a CDS encoding GlsB/YeaQ/YmgE family stress response membrane protein; protein product: MTITGIISAILIGIVVGVLGRLVLPGKQPIGMLLTILVGIVSAFIGTAIARAVGIPTATSGVDWLELLVQVVVAAAGVALVAALMGRRRSGLMGGRRSGMLR